The following are encoded in a window of Halosolutus halophilus genomic DNA:
- a CDS encoding ABC transporter permease — translation MSIHTVVRRWVGLVGVAVRRAVSRATHTAQQRVLFSVLGVAIAITLLVAVTGIGIGLATGTTVYDDDVDYWIVPESDGINSPLVATDGPQFGSVHETTDRINEIEDVTSATPVLIQVLRVEGGSSTEYVLVVGVVDHPDVDRVAGVSTTPLTPGDPYYADGGYDGQWTGEVVLSDSAAAVLEASAGDSVTVGGNGSFTVAGVDESAERIGDVPTAVVQLSELQSVTGADRHDQADQFIVATNSPAVEDELAGVYEQSAVLTRSELTATQTIDAELPVALGFAAIVVAVTIGTLFVVTTSGLELVADRQQLATMSALGVSVRSQLTFVSVQTLVTTALGGLLGGIGGLVTVRVVNELATRTITTEPIAASSPLFVPYGLVVGVVIGLLSVPWLLVATRRLTGGVP, via the coding sequence ATGAGCATCCACACCGTCGTGCGACGATGGGTCGGACTCGTCGGTGTCGCGGTTCGCCGGGCGGTCTCGCGAGCGACCCACACCGCCCAACAGCGCGTCCTGTTCAGCGTCCTGGGCGTGGCGATCGCCATCACGTTACTGGTCGCCGTCACGGGAATCGGCATTGGCCTCGCGACGGGAACGACCGTCTACGACGACGACGTCGACTACTGGATCGTTCCGGAGAGCGACGGCATCAACTCGCCGCTGGTCGCAACGGACGGGCCACAGTTCGGCTCGGTCCACGAGACGACCGATCGGATCAACGAGATCGAGGACGTTACCTCGGCAACGCCCGTCCTGATACAGGTACTGCGGGTCGAGGGTGGGTCGTCGACGGAGTACGTCCTGGTCGTCGGCGTCGTTGACCACCCGGACGTCGATCGGGTCGCTGGCGTTTCTACCACGCCCCTGACGCCGGGCGATCCGTACTACGCCGACGGTGGGTACGACGGCCAGTGGACCGGCGAGGTCGTCCTCTCCGACAGCGCCGCGGCCGTTCTCGAGGCGTCTGCTGGCGACTCGGTAACCGTCGGGGGGAACGGCTCGTTCACCGTCGCCGGCGTCGACGAGTCCGCCGAGCGCATCGGTGACGTCCCGACCGCGGTCGTTCAGTTGAGCGAGCTCCAGTCGGTGACGGGGGCAGACAGGCACGATCAGGCCGATCAGTTCATCGTGGCGACGAACTCGCCGGCGGTCGAAGACGAGCTTGCCGGGGTGTACGAACAGTCCGCCGTGCTCACCCGGAGTGAACTGACGGCGACGCAGACGATCGATGCCGAGTTGCCGGTGGCGCTCGGCTTCGCAGCGATCGTCGTCGCGGTGACGATCGGGACGCTGTTCGTCGTCACGACGTCCGGACTCGAACTGGTCGCGGATCGACAGCAACTGGCGACGATGAGCGCGCTCGGCGTCTCGGTCCGGAGCCAGCTCACCTTCGTGAGCGTCCAGACGCTGGTGACGACGGCTCTGGGCGGTCTGCTGGGCGGGATCGGCGGGCTCGTTACCGTTCGAGTCGTCAACGAACTCGCCACGCGGACGATAACGACGGAGCCGATCGCCGCGTCGTCCCCGCTGTTCGTTCCCTACGGGCTCGTCGTCGGCGTCGTGATCGGGCTGCTGTCGGTTCCGTGGTTGCTCGTGGCGACCCGTCGCCTGACGGGGGGTGTTCCCTGA
- a CDS encoding ABC transporter ATP-binding protein, translating into MAAPAVSPDGVDTPPPVVEADDVTKRYTRGAEPGRLGAALGRSDPPTVRALDSVSLTVGDGEIVGLAGPSGSGKSTLLHLVAGLDRPTEGRISFRGTDLAELSTRDRTRYRLEHVGIVFQHFHLLDALSARANVALPLVELGVRKRERRRRATALLERVGLEDRITHRPRELSGGEQQRVAIARALVTDPTLVIADEPTGELDTETGRGILEEFARVADDHAVVLASHDRETLAVCDRVIRLQDGTRIDGTDRPTVSP; encoded by the coding sequence ATGGCTGCCCCCGCTGTTTCCCCGGACGGTGTCGACACGCCTCCACCGGTCGTCGAAGCGGACGACGTGACGAAACGATACACCAGAGGCGCGGAACCGGGCCGATTGGGTGCCGCTCTCGGCCGATCGGACCCACCGACCGTCCGCGCCCTCGACTCGGTTTCGCTTACCGTCGGCGACGGGGAGATCGTCGGTCTCGCCGGCCCGAGCGGGAGCGGGAAGTCCACGCTGTTGCATCTCGTCGCCGGCCTCGACCGGCCGACCGAGGGACGGATCTCGTTCCGGGGCACGGATCTCGCGGAGCTGTCGACGCGGGACCGGACGCGGTACCGACTCGAGCACGTCGGCATCGTCTTTCAGCACTTCCATCTGCTCGATGCACTGTCGGCTCGCGCGAACGTCGCCTTGCCGCTCGTCGAACTCGGCGTTCGCAAACGGGAGCGCCGACGACGGGCGACGGCCCTCCTCGAGCGGGTCGGTCTCGAGGATCGCATCACCCATCGCCCGCGGGAGTTGAGCGGCGGCGAACAACAGCGCGTCGCGATCGCTCGCGCACTCGTGACCGATCCGACGCTCGTGATCGCCGACGAGCCGACGGGCGAACTCGACACCGAGACCGGTAGGGGGATCCTCGAAGAGTTCGCGCGCGTTGCGGACGACCACGCCGTCGTGCTCGCCTCGCACGACCGAGAGACGCTCGCGGTGTGCGACCGGGTGATCCGGTTGCAAGACGGCACGCGAATCGACGGGACGGATCGACCCACGGTTTCCCCATGA
- a CDS encoding ABC transporter permease, producing MQESRSDTGSSRPARWGGLLRTAGGLTLAQLRHHRLRLGLAIIGVALAVLATTLLAGAGVGVLETGERQFEAADRDLWVTAGETRLTTTGGGGFENSLHDSRTVAREMETYDGVANAAPLAFETVYVGTDDGEFETFVGTGVPGGGSAVQVTSGEGLSGDPHYANGTYEGTMTNELLLDEETARALNVSVGDTLHVGGSLAVARNTEFTVVGISPTFERMLGAPTVTMPLSELHQVTGTTRTEPATFITITVEDDAAVDAVHRDLATAYPEYEIRSNQEQLEAVLQEQVLVLAAGGALVLLAVGAGVALTVSLLSLVVFQQRREFAALRAQGISAPLLIATVIGQGLTIGLLGGLVGLALTPPGIGVLNQLAAAVVGFDDLVRTADFIYASGITIAVVIGTIAAAIAGWRLGRRPILEDL from the coding sequence ATGCAGGAGTCGCGCTCCGATACCGGTTCGAGTCGTCCGGCCCGGTGGGGCGGACTCCTCCGGACCGCTGGCGGATTGACCCTCGCCCAGCTCCGCCATCACCGCCTCCGGCTGGGACTGGCGATCATCGGCGTCGCGCTGGCCGTGTTGGCGACGACGCTGCTCGCTGGTGCCGGCGTCGGGGTCCTCGAAACCGGCGAACGGCAGTTCGAAGCCGCCGATCGAGACCTGTGGGTGACGGCGGGCGAAACGCGGTTGACGACCACCGGTGGCGGCGGCTTCGAAAATTCGCTGCACGACTCACGAACGGTCGCCCGGGAGATGGAAACGTACGACGGTGTCGCGAATGCAGCACCGCTGGCGTTCGAAACGGTGTACGTCGGAACTGACGATGGCGAGTTCGAGACGTTCGTCGGCACCGGCGTCCCAGGCGGCGGCTCGGCCGTCCAGGTAACGTCAGGCGAGGGGCTCAGCGGTGATCCCCACTACGCGAACGGGACGTACGAGGGGACCATGACGAACGAACTCCTGCTCGACGAGGAAACGGCACGAGCCCTGAACGTCTCCGTCGGCGATACGTTACACGTCGGCGGGTCGCTCGCGGTCGCCAGGAACACCGAGTTCACCGTCGTCGGCATCTCACCGACCTTCGAACGCATGCTCGGCGCTCCGACCGTGACGATGCCGCTGAGCGAACTCCACCAGGTGACCGGAACGACCCGGACTGAGCCCGCGACGTTCATCACGATCACCGTCGAGGACGACGCAGCCGTCGACGCCGTCCACCGGGACCTTGCGACGGCGTACCCGGAGTACGAGATTCGATCGAATCAGGAACAACTCGAAGCGGTCCTGCAGGAACAGGTGCTCGTCCTCGCGGCCGGCGGAGCGCTCGTCTTGCTCGCAGTCGGCGCTGGCGTCGCGCTGACGGTGTCGCTGCTGTCACTCGTGGTGTTCCAGCAACGGCGCGAGTTCGCCGCACTGCGAGCACAGGGCATCTCGGCACCGCTACTGATCGCGACGGTGATCGGACAGGGGCTGACGATCGGTCTTCTCGGCGGACTCGTCGGCCTCGCACTCACGCCTCCGGGGATCGGGGTGCTCAATCAGCTCGCCGCAGCCGTCGTGGGCTTCGACGACCTCGTCCGGACGGCCGACTTCATCTACGC
- the glmU gene encoding bifunctional sugar-1-phosphate nucleotidylyltransferase/acetyltransferase has translation MKAIVLAAGEGTRIRPLSRSVPKPMLPVADRPLVAHTVDAAIDAGVDEVVLVVGYEAATVRDYFGSEYRGVTVSYAVQDEQAGTAHAVDAASAHLDGPFAVLNGDNLYDPAAIEALITACPAVCAVEVDEPRNYGVLSTDASGETVTGIVEKPAEPPTNLANAGAYAFPERATEWLAVPTSERGEREITDVLARVIDHHDVTPVPVDRWLDVGRPWELLEANEWKLGALDRRLDGDVSDDATLNGDVVVEAGATVKAGVVIEGPVLVRSGATIGPNAYVRGATLVGEHAKVGHAAEVKNSVLSAGASVSHLSYVGDSVLGRDVNFGAGTNVANLRHDEADVRVTVKGDRVSTGRRKFGVVAGDGVKTGINTSLTPGLKLSGGTTTRPGETVDRDR, from the coding sequence ATGAAAGCGATCGTACTCGCCGCTGGTGAGGGCACCCGAATTCGCCCGCTGTCCCGGTCGGTACCGAAGCCGATGCTGCCCGTCGCCGATCGGCCGCTCGTCGCCCACACCGTCGACGCGGCGATCGACGCCGGCGTCGACGAGGTCGTCCTCGTGGTCGGCTACGAAGCCGCGACCGTTCGCGACTATTTCGGGTCCGAATACCGCGGTGTCACCGTCTCCTATGCCGTCCAGGACGAACAGGCCGGGACGGCCCACGCCGTCGACGCGGCCAGCGCCCACCTCGACGGCCCCTTCGCGGTGCTCAACGGCGACAACCTGTACGATCCGGCTGCGATCGAGGCCCTGATCACGGCGTGTCCGGCCGTCTGCGCCGTCGAGGTCGACGAGCCGCGCAACTACGGCGTGTTGAGTACGGACGCCAGCGGGGAGACCGTCACGGGGATCGTCGAGAAACCGGCTGAGCCGCCGACGAACCTCGCGAACGCCGGCGCGTACGCCTTTCCCGAACGGGCGACGGAGTGGCTCGCGGTTCCGACGAGCGAACGCGGCGAGCGCGAGATTACGGACGTACTCGCCCGGGTGATCGACCACCACGACGTGACGCCGGTCCCGGTCGATCGATGGCTCGACGTGGGTCGCCCGTGGGAACTGCTGGAAGCGAACGAGTGGAAACTCGGCGCGCTCGATCGACGGCTCGACGGCGACGTCAGCGACGATGCGACGCTGAACGGGGACGTCGTCGTCGAAGCGGGGGCAACGGTGAAGGCCGGCGTCGTGATCGAGGGCCCGGTCCTGGTCCGATCGGGCGCGACGATCGGCCCGAACGCCTACGTTCGCGGCGCGACGCTGGTCGGGGAGCACGCGAAAGTCGGCCACGCTGCCGAGGTGAAAAACAGCGTGCTCTCGGCCGGTGCGTCGGTGAGTCACCTCTCGTACGTCGGCGACAGCGTTCTCGGGCGCGACGTCAACTTCGGTGCCGGCACGAACGTCGCCAATCTCCGCCACGACGAGGCCGACGTTCGGGTTACGGTCAAGGGCGATCGGGTTTCCACCGGGCGCCGGAAGTTCGGCGTCGTCGCCGGCGACGGCGTCAAGACCGGCATCAACACGAGCCTGACCCCGGGGCTGAAACTGTCCGGCGGGACGACGACCCGGCCCGGCGAAACGGTCGATCGGGACCGCTAA